The DNA window CCACGTCGCGGCCGCCGACGCGGAAGTCGAAGGCCCACTCACGAGGCTCGATGACGTCCGGCGAGCCCCACCAGCGCAGCTTCTGCTGCTCGTCGGCGAAGGCGTCCCAGACGCGCGCGGGCTCCGCGGGGTAGTCGCGGGTGAGGGTGAACCCTGCCCGGGCCAGCCGGCGCCCGGGCGTCACGAGCGCCTCAGCGTCACGTGGATCTCGCCGCTCTCGGCGACCTCCGTGGTCACCGCGTGGGTCGCCTCGATGCCGGTGAGGTGGTCCCACAGGCGGTCCCCTCGACCGAGGAAGACCGGGGCGACCAGCAGGTGCAGGTCGTCGACCAGGCCGGCGCGCAGGAACGCGCGCGCCGTGCGGGAGCCGCCACCGACGCGTACGTCGAGGCCCCCCGCCGCCGCGGTGGCCTCGGCGAGCACCTCCTCGACCGGCGCGTCCCGGAAGTGGAACGTCGTCCCGCCCTTCATCTCGATCGAGGGCCGCGGCGCGGTGTGCGTGAGCACGTAGACCGGGGTGCCGAACGGCGGCTCGTCGCCCCACCAGCCCTTCCAGTCCGGGTCGTCGGGGTAGGAGTGCAGGCCGAACATCGCCGCCCCCATGACCTCCGCGCCGACGCCCTCGAAGTACGCGCGGGCGTACCTGTCGTCGACGCCGGTCGTGCCCTCGCCGCTGGTGTCGCCGAGGCGCTCGCGGAACGTGCGCGTCGCCGTGTAGGAGGCGGTCAGGCGCCCCCAGTCCGCACCCATCGGGGCGTCCGGCGTCGGGTCCGACGGCGTGAAGCCGTCGAGGGAGACGAACAGGTCCATGCGTACACGGGTCATGTCAGCGTTCCTCCGGGACGTAGCGGGCGAGGTGGGTGCCGAGCCGGTCGGCCGCGAGCTCGGCGGGAGTGCGCTGCTGGGCGAGCCAGAGGTGCAGGACGTCGAGGCCGCCCGGCCGGAGGCTCACGGTGCGGACGCGACCGTGCTTCTCCGAGGTGACGAGCCCCGCGTCCTCGAGCACGCGCAGGTGCTGGAGCAGCGAGGGCAGTGCCATGGGGAACGGCGCTGCGAGCTCGGAGACGACGGCCGGCGACTGCGCCAGCCTCTCGACGAGTGCCCGACGCGTCGGGTCCGCGAGCGCCCGCAGGACCCCGTCGAGCTCGTCGCGATGGTTAGGCACACACCTAACCATTGCGCACCCGGACGCCCCGCGTCAACAGACGACGAAGGACCCGCAGCGCGGGGTGCGCTGCGGGTCCTGGGGTCGCGACGGGTCCGGCTCTGCCGCAGCCCGTCGGGCGGGTGGTGCTACTTGAGCAGGCTGAGGACGCCCTGGGAGGACTGGTTGGCCTGCGACAGCATCGAGGTGCCGGCCTGGGACAGGATCTGCGACCGCGTGAACTTGGTCATCTCCTCGGCCATGTCGGTGTCGCGGATGCGCGACTCCGAGGCGGAGAGGTTCTCGACCGAGACGTTGATGTTGTTGATCGCGTGCTCGAAGCGGTTCTGGAACGCACCGAGGGTGGAGCGGGTCGCGGAGACCTGCGAGACGGCTGCGTCGATCGAGGCCAGCGCCGAGGAGGCGTTGTTGACCAGGTCGAGCCCGGTGACGCCGAGCCCCGAGGCGCTCATGTCGCCGACGGTGCTGATCGTGATGGTCTCGCCGGCGTTGGCGCCGATCTGGAAGGTGCCGCTGAACGAGCCGCTCAGCAGGGGCTGCGAGCCGAACTTCGTGGCGGTCGCGATGCGGCTGAGCTCCGCGGTCAGCTGCTGGACCTCGGTGTCGGCGGCGGTGCGGGCGCTGGAGTCCTGCGAACCGGTCGAGGAGGCCTGGACGGCCAGGTCGCGCATGCGCTGCAGGATCGCGTGGGTCTCGGTCAGGGCGCCTTCAGCGACCTGCACGACGCTGACGCCGTCCTGGGCGTTGCGGGCGGCGACCTTGAGGCCACCGATCTGCGAACGCAGGCCCTCGGAGATCGAGAGACCGGCCGCGTCGTCG is part of the Motilibacter peucedani genome and encodes:
- a CDS encoding dihydrofolate reductase family protein; this encodes MTRVRMDLFVSLDGFTPSDPTPDAPMGADWGRLTASYTATRTFRERLGDTSGEGTTGVDDRYARAYFEGVGAEVMGAAMFGLHSYPDDPDWKGWWGDEPPFGTPVYVLTHTAPRPSIEMKGGTTFHFRDAPVEEVLAEATAAAGGLDVRVGGGSRTARAFLRAGLVDDLHLLVAPVFLGRGDRLWDHLTGIEATHAVTTEVAESGEIHVTLRRS
- a CDS encoding ArsR/SmtB family transcription factor; translation: MPNHRDELDGVLRALADPTRRALVERLAQSPAVVSELAAPFPMALPSLLQHLRVLEDAGLVTSEKHGRVRTVSLRPGGLDVLHLWLAQQRTPAELAADRLGTHLARYVPEER
- a CDS encoding flagellin N-terminal helical domain-containing protein; this translates as MALRVNQNIAAMNAYRNLSVTDGQMSKSLEKLSSGFRINRAADDAAGLSISEGLRSQIGGLKVAARNAQDGVSVVQVAEGALTETHAILQRMRDLAVQASSTGSQDSSARTAADTEVQQLTAELSRIATATKFGSQPLLSGSFSGTFQIGANAGETITISTVGDMSASGLGVTGLDLVNNASSALASIDAAVSQVSATRSTLGAFQNRFEHAINNINVSVENLSASESRIRDTDMAEEMTKFTRSQILSQAGTSMLSQANQSSQGVLSLLK